In Arthrobacter alpinus, a single window of DNA contains:
- a CDS encoding FAD-dependent oxidoreductase produces MSNSSSSTTETINTTPAQDVLVIGGGIAGLAGALALRENGATVTLVENAPAFGEVGAGLQMAPNASRVLKRWGLLEKALEIGVQPKHLVFRDAVTGEELTRQSLGEEFTERYGAPYVVIHRSDLHRILLEACQESGVTLLNGVFVEKVETEDDKARAFAANGDVYEADAVLAADGLKSTLRKAVSEDVPVPSSYVAYRGTVPITDATPKADLEDVIVYLGPNCHLVQYPLRKGELLNTVAVFKSPSFERGEEQYGGVDELEEAYKDCIPAVQEALNNLATGIRWPMYDKNPIENWVSGRMTLIGDAAHPMLQYLAQGACQALEDAAVLQEVTQGTVFTDTGIDARAWEGAFNDFNESRAGRTARVQRTARVWGESWHVSGLARTLRNLLFKSRGDGNYQYNDWLYGQEGDGVPAVESKGAKALAN; encoded by the coding sequence ATGTCTAACTCATCTAGTTCCACCACTGAGACGATCAATACCACCCCGGCACAGGACGTTCTGGTGATTGGTGGCGGCATAGCCGGTCTGGCGGGTGCTCTCGCCCTGCGGGAAAATGGCGCCACTGTCACACTCGTGGAGAATGCGCCGGCGTTCGGCGAAGTGGGTGCCGGACTGCAGATGGCCCCTAACGCCTCGCGTGTTTTGAAGCGCTGGGGCTTGCTGGAAAAGGCCTTGGAAATCGGTGTGCAGCCCAAGCACTTGGTGTTCCGCGACGCCGTCACCGGCGAAGAGCTCACCCGCCAGTCGCTGGGGGAAGAATTTACAGAACGCTACGGTGCTCCTTACGTGGTGATCCACCGCAGCGACCTTCACCGAATCCTGCTGGAAGCCTGCCAAGAGTCCGGAGTGACGCTGCTCAACGGCGTCTTCGTTGAAAAGGTCGAGACCGAAGATGACAAAGCCCGCGCCTTTGCCGCCAACGGCGACGTTTATGAGGCCGACGCCGTTCTGGCCGCGGATGGTTTGAAGTCCACCCTGCGCAAGGCTGTTTCCGAGGATGTTCCGGTTCCGTCGTCGTATGTTGCCTACCGCGGCACGGTGCCCATCACGGACGCCACCCCGAAGGCTGACTTGGAAGACGTCATTGTCTACCTTGGCCCGAACTGCCACCTGGTCCAGTACCCGCTGCGCAAGGGTGAGCTGCTGAACACCGTTGCCGTTTTCAAGTCGCCGTCGTTTGAGCGTGGCGAGGAGCAGTACGGTGGCGTTGACGAGCTGGAAGAGGCCTACAAAGACTGTATTCCGGCTGTTCAGGAAGCCCTGAACAATCTGGCAACCGGCATCCGTTGGCCCATGTACGACAAGAACCCCATCGAGAACTGGGTCAGCGGCCGCATGACTTTGATTGGCGACGCCGCCCACCCCATGCTCCAGTACCTTGCCCAGGGTGCGTGCCAGGCGCTCGAAGATGCTGCCGTTTTGCAGGAAGTCACGCAGGGGACCGTCTTCACCGATACAGGTATCGACGCCAGGGCATGGGAAGGCGCCTTCAATGACTTCAACGAATCACGCGCCGGTCGCACGGCCCGCGTCCAGCGCACCGCTCGCGTCTGGGGAGAGTCATGGCACGTCTCCGGCTTGGCTCGCACGCTGCGAAACCTGTTGTTCAAGAGCCGCGGCGATGGCAACTACCAGTACAACGACTGGCTGTACGGCCAGGAAGGTGATGGCGTTCCGGCCGTTGAGTCCAAGGGCGCAAAGGCTCTGGCCAACTAA
- a CDS encoding cupin domain-containing protein gives MSINADDITHESVAAGQGVPEATPEEVAALEVLYQDFESENLIPLWTQIADLMPMVPTPKAVPHVWRWNTLLPLAERSGDLVPVGRGGERRAIALANPGLGGKPYVTPTLWAAIQYLGGHETAPEHRHSQNAFRFVVEGEGVWTVVNGDPVRMSRGDFLLTPGWNFHGHHNETDQPMAWIDGLDIPFVHYTDTAFFEFGTERVTDESTPDISRSERLWANPGLRPLSGLQNTISSPIAAYRWEHTDRALTEQLLLEDEGHPATVSQGHAAVRFVNPTTGGDVMSTIRAQFHRLRAGASTDTVREVGSSVYQVFEGRGSIIINGETNLLEKGDLIVVPSWAAWSIHAETEFDLFQFGDHPIIERLNLNRSYTEGRATS, from the coding sequence GTGTCTATCAATGCCGATGACATCACGCATGAGTCAGTTGCGGCCGGGCAGGGCGTGCCCGAGGCGACGCCTGAAGAGGTGGCCGCGTTGGAGGTGCTGTACCAGGACTTTGAGTCCGAGAACCTGATCCCGTTGTGGACGCAGATCGCTGATCTGATGCCGATGGTACCGACGCCTAAAGCTGTCCCGCATGTCTGGCGTTGGAACACATTGCTTCCCCTAGCTGAACGATCCGGTGATTTGGTGCCGGTTGGTCGTGGCGGGGAACGCCGCGCGATTGCGTTGGCGAACCCGGGTCTGGGCGGCAAACCCTACGTCACCCCAACATTGTGGGCCGCGATCCAGTACCTCGGCGGTCACGAAACAGCGCCCGAGCACCGCCACTCCCAAAACGCCTTCCGCTTCGTCGTTGAAGGCGAAGGTGTTTGGACTGTTGTTAACGGCGACCCCGTACGCATGTCCCGCGGCGACTTCCTCCTGACCCCGGGTTGGAATTTCCACGGCCACCACAACGAAACAGATCAGCCCATGGCCTGGATCGACGGCCTGGATATCCCATTCGTGCACTACACCGACACAGCGTTCTTTGAATTCGGCACCGAGCGCGTCACGGATGAATCCACCCCTGACATTTCCCGCTCCGAACGCCTCTGGGCCAACCCGGGCCTGCGGCCCCTCTCGGGCCTGCAGAACACGATCTCCTCCCCCATCGCCGCCTACCGCTGGGAACACACCGATAGGGCCCTGACCGAACAACTCTTGCTGGAGGATGAGGGCCACCCGGCCACCGTTTCCCAGGGTCATGCGGCGGTACGCTTCGTGAACCCGACCACCGGTGGGGATGTCATGTCTACGATCCGGGCCCAGTTCCACCGCCTACGTGCCGGAGCTTCCACCGACACCGTCCGGGAAGTCGGCTCGAGCGTTTACCAGGTCTTCGAAGGACGCGGCTCGATCATCATCAACGGCGAAACGAACCTTCTGGAAAAGGGCGACCTCATCGTTGTCCCGTCCTGGGCTGCCTGGTCAATCCACGCTGAAACCGAATTTGATCTGTTCCAGTTCGGTGACCACCCCATCATTGAACGCCTTAACCTCAACCGCAGCTACACCGAAGGACGCGCCACCTCATGA
- a CDS encoding MFS transporter — protein MDYTNNPVTAGKTAGVRRTRPAARPAKFPRASLMAVLVCWLLVVFDGYDLIVYGTVQSSLINDTGWGLTKATAGTVGSLAFAGMMIGAIVAGRLADALGRRRTILACAIAFSVLSAACAFAPNAYVFGALRLLAGIGLGGLVPSANALVAELVPEKWRSAIATLMMSGVPIGGTLAAVVGIPLIPLFGWPVMFLVAGLALVIVVPLGFKYLPKTAAPRLTGERGGFGALLKAPYLGASVLFALATVATLFAWYGLGTWLPNLMQMAGYNLGSALTFAIALNLGAVAGSIITAWAGGRFGPIRTGIVAAAVAAAALAVIMTGPPVFLVYAMLVLAGVGTHGTQCLIIAAVATRYPSHLRGTALGWALGVGRIGAVAAPQAGGFLLAAGLGVNSNFLAFAGAAAIAAILLWVISVRAKVTTSSTSSSNSSTNVGSSHV, from the coding sequence ATGGATTACACAAACAACCCCGTCACGGCCGGCAAAACCGCCGGTGTGAGACGAACCAGGCCAGCAGCGCGGCCGGCCAAGTTCCCGCGTGCATCACTGATGGCCGTTCTGGTTTGCTGGCTGCTAGTGGTCTTTGATGGATACGACCTGATTGTCTATGGCACCGTCCAGTCCTCGCTGATCAACGACACCGGTTGGGGCCTGACCAAGGCAACCGCCGGCACCGTCGGTTCCCTGGCGTTTGCGGGCATGATGATTGGCGCTATTGTTGCCGGCCGACTCGCTGATGCCCTAGGACGCAGACGAACCATCCTGGCGTGCGCCATTGCTTTCTCGGTTCTGAGCGCTGCATGTGCCTTTGCTCCCAATGCCTACGTTTTTGGCGCACTCCGGCTACTCGCTGGCATTGGATTGGGCGGACTTGTGCCGTCGGCCAACGCACTCGTGGCCGAATTGGTGCCCGAGAAGTGGCGTTCCGCCATTGCCACCTTGATGATGTCCGGCGTCCCCATTGGCGGTACGTTGGCGGCAGTTGTTGGCATCCCGTTGATCCCACTCTTCGGCTGGCCAGTGATGTTCTTGGTCGCCGGCTTGGCCCTGGTCATCGTTGTTCCCTTGGGATTCAAATACCTGCCCAAGACTGCTGCTCCCCGGTTGACGGGTGAGCGCGGCGGCTTCGGCGCCTTGCTGAAGGCTCCTTATCTGGGTGCCAGTGTCTTGTTCGCGTTGGCCACCGTTGCCACCTTGTTTGCGTGGTACGGGCTGGGCACCTGGTTGCCCAATCTCATGCAGATGGCGGGGTACAACCTCGGTTCGGCTCTGACCTTTGCCATCGCCCTGAACCTGGGCGCCGTGGCTGGTTCCATCATCACGGCGTGGGCTGGTGGTCGATTTGGTCCCATCCGAACCGGAATCGTCGCAGCAGCTGTAGCCGCAGCAGCCTTGGCCGTCATCATGACCGGTCCACCCGTATTCCTTGTCTACGCCATGTTGGTCCTGGCCGGCGTGGGCACCCACGGCACGCAGTGCCTGATCATCGCCGCCGTCGCCACCCGTTACCCAAGCCACTTGCGCGGCACGGCACTTGGTTGGGCGCTCGGCGTCGGACGCATTGGTGCAGTGGCAGCCCCCCAGGCGGGAGGATTCCTGCTAGCAGCCGGACTTGGCGTGAACTCCAATTTCCTGGCTTTTGCAGGGGCTGCAGCCATTGCAGCGATCCTGCTGTGGGTCATCTCTGTCCGGGCCAAAGTCACTACCTCATCTACCTCATCATCGAATTCATCAACAAACGTAGGAAGCAGCCATGTCTAA
- a CDS encoding fumarylacetoacetate hydrolase family protein yields the protein MKLLTLRTPNGTTPTQAVRQDGETLTEIDGYASVGELLKNPEWKAVAAAATGATHAYDGADLAAVVPAPGKIICVGHNYRNHIKEMGREVPQYPTLFAKYAESLIGPNDDLALPAESESVDWEAELAVIIGKPGRRISEADAGDHIAGYAVLNDVSMRDYQFRTIQWLQGKTWENSTPFGPALVTTDEFTAGPLMTSAVDGEIMQSTPTGDVVFTPEFLVHYISTIITLNPGDVIATGTPGGVGHARDPQRYLAEGQILLTTIEGLGTLTNKVVKEV from the coding sequence ATGAAACTACTCACCCTCCGCACCCCCAACGGCACCACACCCACCCAGGCCGTCCGTCAAGACGGCGAGACCCTGACCGAGATTGATGGTTACGCCTCCGTGGGTGAATTGCTGAAGAACCCGGAATGGAAGGCTGTTGCGGCAGCCGCTACCGGCGCTACCCACGCCTACGACGGTGCCGATCTGGCCGCTGTTGTGCCTGCTCCGGGCAAGATCATCTGCGTGGGCCACAACTACCGCAACCACATCAAGGAAATGGGCCGCGAAGTACCCCAGTACCCGACCTTGTTCGCCAAGTACGCCGAATCCCTCATCGGCCCCAACGACGACCTGGCCCTGCCGGCCGAGTCAGAGTCCGTGGATTGGGAAGCAGAGCTCGCCGTGATCATCGGCAAGCCCGGTCGCCGGATCTCCGAAGCAGACGCGGGCGATCACATTGCCGGTTACGCCGTGCTCAACGATGTCTCCATGCGCGACTACCAGTTCCGCACCATTCAGTGGCTCCAGGGTAAGACCTGGGAGAACAGCACTCCGTTCGGCCCCGCCTTGGTCACCACCGATGAATTCACCGCGGGCCCGCTCATGACCAGCGCGGTGGATGGGGAAATCATGCAGTCGACCCCGACAGGCGATGTGGTCTTCACCCCGGAATTCCTGGTTCATTACATCTCCACCATCATCACCCTGAACCCGGGCGACGTTATCGCGACCGGCACCCCCGGCGGGGTCGGACATGCCCGCGATCCCCAGCGCTACCTCGCCGAGGGCCAGATCCTTCTCACCACCATCGAGGGCCTGGGCACGCTCACTAACAAGGTAGTCAAGGAAGTCTGA
- a CDS encoding IclR family transcriptional regulator yields MYPIEAVDNALLLLQLLRDGGKLRLKDAAAELGVAPSTAHRLLAMLVYRGFAVQDEHKNYVPGVAIGVGPAGLGWTRQLRQLAQPHMELLSSQLNETVNLMVRVGTKVRFLSTAEGSNALRVGDRQGSVMPAHKASGGKAILAELDPGMVHKLFSSSSAEIGGDHINEADFPAFTRELEAIRRNGFAANFEGTEEGISALGMALHNGAGDVIGAISVATPIARFRPLFDAGLVQHLSAARRQLELDIAANPANRD; encoded by the coding sequence ATGTACCCAATCGAGGCCGTGGACAACGCCCTGCTCCTGTTGCAGCTCCTGCGCGACGGTGGCAAGCTGCGGCTCAAGGATGCCGCTGCCGAGCTGGGGGTGGCCCCGTCCACGGCGCACCGACTGCTGGCGATGCTTGTCTACCGCGGATTCGCGGTCCAGGACGAGCACAAGAACTACGTTCCTGGAGTGGCCATTGGCGTGGGTCCTGCAGGTCTTGGCTGGACAAGGCAGCTGAGACAACTGGCCCAACCCCACATGGAGCTGCTCTCCAGCCAACTCAATGAGACGGTCAACCTCATGGTGCGAGTGGGCACCAAGGTCAGATTTCTCAGCACAGCTGAAGGAAGCAACGCACTTCGTGTTGGCGACAGGCAGGGCAGCGTCATGCCAGCCCACAAGGCGTCCGGCGGCAAGGCCATCCTTGCCGAACTGGATCCGGGCATGGTGCACAAGCTCTTTTCCAGCAGCAGTGCCGAGATCGGCGGAGACCACATTAACGAAGCGGACTTCCCGGCCTTCACGCGCGAACTAGAGGCCATACGCCGCAATGGTTTTGCCGCCAACTTCGAAGGCACCGAGGAAGGCATCAGCGCCTTGGGCATGGCACTGCACAACGGTGCCGGGGACGTGATTGGCGCCATCAGCGTTGCCACGCCCATCGCCCGCTTCCGCCCGCTCTTTGATGCCGGACTGGTGCAGCACTTATCCGCGGCCAGGCGCCAGCTAGAGCTGGACATTGCCGCCAACCCCGCCAACCGCGACTAA
- a CDS encoding type II toxin-antitoxin system YoeB family toxin, which yields MNGRVLAWTAEGWADYLYWQPQKGKNLKRINTLIEDILQDDPFDGIAKLIGLSTTRTFTA from the coding sequence TTGAATGGCCGCGTTCTCGCTTGGACAGCCGAGGGTTGGGCAGATTATCTGTACTGGCAGCCTCAGAAAGGCAAGAACCTAAAGCGCATCAACACTCTCATCGAGGACATCCTTCAGGATGATCCCTTCGACGGCATCGCAAAGTTAATCGGGTTGTCTACAACGCGAACGTTCACTGCGTGA
- a CDS encoding maleylpyruvate isomerase family mycothiol-dependent enzyme, whose translation MVARHDLTTDPGLQEALLQARRGTAFFARKLNELSDEQLDGDSLLPGWSRRHIAAHIGYNARAIARLIEWAATGVETPMYSSPTARNQEIDFGATLSPIALRNLTDHTAVHLSVEWRDLPDNKWSNQVKTAQGRTVPASETVWMRTREVWLHAVDLNNGATVSDIPAPILQRLLTDITGAWKTRGTDTGLIIEIEGTGTRYGDTTNPDAVIVTGPLTTITAWATGRDTITNTPTAPTWI comes from the coding sequence ATGGTTGCCCGCCATGATTTGACCACCGATCCGGGCCTGCAGGAAGCGCTCCTGCAGGCCCGGCGCGGTACGGCGTTCTTCGCCCGTAAACTCAATGAGCTTTCCGATGAGCAGCTCGACGGCGATTCACTCCTGCCCGGCTGGAGCCGCCGCCACATCGCCGCGCACATCGGCTACAACGCCCGCGCGATCGCCCGCCTCATCGAATGGGCGGCCACAGGGGTGGAGACTCCCATGTATTCCTCACCCACCGCGAGGAACCAGGAAATCGACTTCGGTGCGACTCTCTCCCCTATCGCGTTACGTAATCTGACCGATCACACCGCCGTGCACCTGAGCGTGGAATGGCGCGACCTCCCCGATAACAAGTGGTCCAATCAGGTCAAGACCGCCCAAGGACGCACCGTTCCGGCATCGGAAACGGTCTGGATGCGCACCCGCGAAGTCTGGCTCCACGCCGTCGACCTCAACAACGGCGCCACCGTCTCAGACATCCCCGCACCCATCCTGCAACGGCTCCTGACCGACATCACCGGCGCCTGGAAAACCCGCGGCACCGACACCGGACTCATCATCGAAATCGAGGGCACCGGAACCCGCTACGGTGACACCACCAACCCCGACGCCGTCATCGTCACCGGACCACTGACAACAATCACAGCCTGGGCCACCGGCCGCGACACCATCACCAACACACCCACAGCACCCACCTGGATCTAA
- a CDS encoding recombinase family protein, with translation MRQAGLREAPAACRAGDALGVVKLDRLTRSVQDAHEIADDPPTQ, from the coding sequence ATGCGGCAGGCAGGGCTCCGCGAAGCCCCGGCCGCATGTCGGGCGGGGGATGCCTTGGGCGTCGTCAAGCTGGACCGCCTGACCCGTTCTGTCCAGGATGCCCATGAAATTGCGGATGACCCGCCGACCCAGTAG
- a CDS encoding winged helix-turn-helix transcriptional regulator yields MKVSTSPSPPPALVRDGIFPAACPSRTVLDHVSSKWGVLILVALAQGPQRWSELRRRTEGISEKMLAQTLKTLEGDGFIHRDAQPVIPPRVDYSLTSRGHDLVALLIPLMDWINLHAEEIVNGQ; encoded by the coding sequence ATGAAAGTAAGTACGAGTCCATCCCCGCCGCCCGCCCTTGTCCGCGACGGCATCTTTCCGGCCGCCTGTCCGAGTAGGACGGTGCTCGATCATGTCTCAAGCAAATGGGGTGTGCTCATCCTTGTGGCCTTGGCCCAGGGCCCGCAGCGCTGGAGTGAATTACGCCGTCGAACCGAGGGCATCAGCGAAAAGATGCTCGCCCAAACTCTCAAAACGCTCGAAGGCGACGGGTTCATCCATAGAGACGCCCAACCGGTAATTCCACCCCGGGTCGACTACAGCCTGACTAGCCGCGGTCATGACCTCGTTGCGCTCCTCATCCCGTTAATGGACTGGATCAACCTGCATGCCGAGGAAATCGTCAACGGTCAATGA
- a CDS encoding GrpB family protein: MPHPNDIVTFHEPPVPEGQSPYVPGAGPSLNFDIVDWNDAWAGQFELLAKEIEDALGWRALVIEHVGSTSVPGLPAKPIIDIDLIVADPNDEALYVPALERAGFELRVREPWWFGHRVLRHSEPACHLHVFGYDSPEVIKHRIFRDWLRANPFDRVLYANTKREAAALSRAAGEHSMQYNARKELVIKEIYRKAFIATGLLKA, encoded by the coding sequence ATGCCGCACCCCAACGACATCGTAACGTTTCACGAACCGCCTGTTCCCGAAGGGCAATCCCCCTATGTTCCTGGCGCCGGACCATCACTGAATTTTGACATAGTCGATTGGAATGATGCATGGGCCGGGCAATTCGAATTGCTCGCCAAGGAGATCGAGGATGCTCTGGGCTGGCGCGCGCTAGTCATCGAGCATGTTGGATCGACGTCCGTTCCAGGCCTCCCCGCCAAACCGATTATCGACATTGACCTGATCGTCGCCGACCCAAACGATGAGGCGTTGTACGTTCCGGCACTTGAACGTGCCGGTTTCGAACTACGGGTTCGCGAACCTTGGTGGTTTGGACATCGTGTCCTGCGCCACTCGGAGCCGGCTTGCCATCTGCACGTCTTTGGCTATGACAGTCCCGAAGTAATCAAGCATCGAATCTTTCGCGACTGGCTTCGCGCCAATCCTTTCGATCGCGTTCTCTACGCAAATACAAAACGTGAGGCGGCAGCTTTGTCACGGGCCGCCGGCGAACATTCCATGCAGTACAACGCCCGCAAGGAACTCGTCATCAAAGAGATCTACCGTAAAGCGTTCATCGCCACAGGCCTACTCAAGGCCTAG